In Pithys albifrons albifrons isolate INPA30051 chromosome 8, PitAlb_v1, whole genome shotgun sequence, a single window of DNA contains:
- the LOC139675038 gene encoding putative methyltransferase DDB_G0268948, with amino-acid sequence MSTQMFEGKGHAAVYQKYRFAPGKELQQTILAYLQEKKAIPAELVVDVGCGSGQGTHFLAEHFKKVVGTDISEAQIQEARDTLSMPNVSYLVCPAEELPFQDASVDVLTSFTAAHWFDIEKFMREVSRVVRPGGCVAISTYTVDMSLRYGDCSERLTKIFRECWDRILKYSHNRLKLVLENYKEIFEALPFPDKKRITDIYDKIPMTVEGVVGYMESASPYQTFMKNDPEAAKSLLQETEKRMLETMGVSSRETPVEFWVRHVCVLGCKGQ; translated from the exons ATGAGCACCCAGATGTTCGAGGGGAAAGGCCATGCAGCCGTCTACCAGAAGTACAGGTTTGCACCAGGCAAAGAGCTGCAGCAAACCATCCTTGCCTACCTGCAGGAGAAG AAAGCAATCCCTGCTGAGCTGGTAGTGGATGTTGGCTGTGGGTCCGGACAAGGCACCCACTTCCTTGCAGAGCACTTCAAGAAGGTGGTGGGGACGGACATCAGCGAAGCACAGATCCAGGAGGCCAGGGACACCCTCTCCATGCCCAATGTCTCCTACCT GGTGTgccctgcagaggagctgccattCCAGGACGCCTCTGTGGATGTCCTGACCTCGTTCACGGCCGCACACTGGTTTGACATTGAGAAGTTCATGAGGGAGGTGAGCCGGGTGGTGAGGCCGGGCGGCTGCGTGGCCATCAGCACCTACACCGTGGACATGAGCCTGCGCTACGGAGACTGCTCTGAAAGGCTCACCAAAATCTTCAGGGAG TGCTGGGacaggattttaaaatactCACATAATAGACTAAAATTAGTCTTGGAAAACTACAAAGAGATCTTCGAGGCCTTGCCGTTCCCTGACAAGAAGAG AATCACTGACATCTATGACAAAATTCCCATGACTGTTGAGGGTGTGGTTGGTTACATGGAGTCTGCCTCTCCATATCAAACCTTTATGAAGAACGACCCTGAAGCTGCAAAATCCCTCCTCCAAGAGACTGAAAAGAG GATGCTGGAGACAATGGGAGTTTCTTCTCGTGAAACCCCAGTGGAGTTCTGGGTGAGGCATGTCTGTGTGCTGGGGTGCAAGGGACAGTGA
- the LOC139675370 gene encoding interferon lambda-3-like, which yields MLCLRLTPLPVLVLVVSLGAAFPHEGTPGKGCSLFRYKQVIFQERHAVEEMQKAFRSNRRLNRNCNTSLLDRNWTSAHLSVPDRVLLVEAELNFTIAMLQLPARPSFAKTRQRLLHVLSTARKDLQGCVSAPQAPLPRASSAAPVLWQRRGASLVLTQPLSLQVSPSHQPSEELRQWLHNLQVAMGTVTQDSSSCLRDYAIRHLFEVLGDLNCAALQEKCA from the exons ATGCTGTGTCTCCGCCTCACcccactgcctgtgctggtgctggtggtcAGCCTGGGGGCTGCCTTTCCCCATGAAGGaaccccagggaagggctgcagccTGTTCAGGTACAAGCAAGTCATATTCCAAGAGAGGCATGCTGTGGAGGAGATGCAAAAGGCGTTT CGCAGCAACAGGCGGCTGAACCGCAACTGCAACACCTCGCTCTTGGATCGGAACTGGACATCGGCACACCTGTCG GTGCCTGACCGAGTGTTGCTGGTGGAAGCCGAGCTGAACTTCACCATCGCCATGCTGCAGCTCCCCGCTCGCCCCAGCTTCGCCAAGACGCGCCAGCGGCTCCTGCACGTCCTCAGCACAGCCCGGAAGGATCTGCAGGGCTGCGTGAGTGCCCCCCAAGCGCCCCTGCCCCGTGCCAGCTCAGCGGCCCCGGTGCTGTGGCAGCGCCGCGGGGCATCACTGGTCCTTACCCAGCCGCTTTCCTTGCAGGTGTCTCCTTCGCATCAGCCCTCCGAGGAACTGAGGCAGTGGCTGCACAACCTGCAGGTGGCCATGGGAACAGTAACGCAG GACTCCTCCAGCTGCCTGCGGGACTATGCCATCCGCCACCTCTTCGAAGTGCTGGGCGACCTGAACTGCGCTGCCCTGCAGGAGAAGTGCGCTTAG
- the LOC139675371 gene encoding basic proline-rich protein-like — protein MAAPPEGSLPAQDGAALPAESGQRAPSPHLARAPRAHCPAPPALSRDPPSRREGRRRKERRKKEPEGAAAPARAGAGDGVGSGSRALTPRSGTCGPPPSAQSPPSSGLAPPGAATAPGPTLPCRPPPRALPCRSPPGPAVPTPPSGPCSADLPPGPALPIPGPCCADPPPGPAVPTLLRALLCRPPPLWALPCRPPPSGPCSADPPPPGPALPTPPLRALLCRPPPLRALLCRPPPRALLCRPPHSGPCSADPRPRALLCRPPHSGRCSADPPTPGAALPTPPLRALLCRPPHSGRCSADPPTPGAALPTPPLRALLCRPPHSGPCSADPPPSGPALPTPPPPGPALPTPPPPGPALPTPAPGRCSADLPPGRCSADLPPGPCCADPPRALLCRPSEHSDPPAPAEGPPLLGELENSRGSHALPRK, from the coding sequence ATGGCGGCGCCacctgaggggtctctgccaGCCCAAGATGGCGCCGCCCTCCCGGCCGAGAGCGGGCAGCGCGCGCCATCGCCACATCTCGCGAGAGCCCCGCGGGcgcactgcccagccccacccGCGCTCTCGCGAGATCCCCCCTcgaggagggaggggaggaggaggaaggagaggaggaagaaagagccCGAAGGAGCCGCTGCTCCTGCCCGGGCCGGCGCCGGGGATGGTGTTGGCAGCGGCAGCCGGGCCCTGACGCCGCGCTCAGGTACGTGCGGGCCGCCCCCCTCCGCTCAGAGCCCTCCGAGTTCGGGCCTGGCCCCTCCCGGTGCTGCCACCGCTCCCGGCCCGACCCTGCCGTGCCGACCTCCCCCCCGGGCCCTGCCGTGCCGATCCCCCCCGGGCCCTGCTGTGCCGACCCCCCCCTCCGGGCCCTGCTCTGCCGACCTCCCTCCGGGCCCTGCTCTGCCGATCCCCGGGCCCTGCTGTGCCGACCCTCCTCCGGGCCCTGCTGTGCCGACCCTCCTCCGGGCCCTGCTGTGCCGACCCCCCCCCCTCTGGGCCCTGCCGTGCCGACCCCCCCCTTCCGGGCCCTGCTCTGCCGACCCCCCCCCTCCGGGCCCTGCTCTGCCGACCCCCCCCCTCCGGGCCCTGCTCTGCCGACCCCCCCCCCTCCGGGCCCTGCTCTGCCGACCTCCCCCCCGGGCCCTGCTCTGCCGACCCCCCCACTCCGGGCCCTGCTCTGCCGACCCCCGCCCCCGGGCGCTGCTCTGCCGACCCCCCCACTCCGGGCGCTGCTCTGCCGACCCCCCCACTCCGGGCGCTGCTCTGCCGACCCCCCCACTCCGGGCGCTGCTCTGCCGACCCCCCCACTCCGGGCGCTGCTCTGCCGACCCCCCCACTCCGGGCGCTGCTCTGCCGACCCCCCCACTCCGGGCCCTGCTCTGCCGACCCCCCCACTCCGGGCCCTGCTCTGCCGACCCCCCCCCCTCGGGCCCTGCTCTGccgacccccccccccccgggcccTGCTCTGCCGACCCCCCCTCCTCCGGGCCCTGCTCTGCCGACCCCCGCCCCCGGGCGCTGCTCTGCCGACCTCCCCCCCGGGCGCTGCTCTGCCGACCTCCCCCCCGGGCCCTGCTGTGCCGACCCCCCCCGGGCCCTGCTGTGCCGACCCTCGGAACACAGCGATCCCCCCGCGCCTGCCGAGGGGCCTCCGCTCCTGGGGGAGCTGGAGAATTCCCGGGGCTCTCACGCCCTTCCCCGTAAATAA